In Acidobacteriota bacterium, a genomic segment contains:
- a CDS encoding glycosyltransferase family 4 protein → MRILQISSARTYGGGERHVIDLSRGLHERGHEIFAAVRPTCTWRKRLDFLPEQNIFNVSIRNSFGVLSAMRIAEFVRDNDIELIHAHVARDYIPASIACMAAKKSQYLVTRHVMFPLKPFNKFALRNCARFVGVSDAVGVELRRLFAKDRVRVIPNGIDLERYKADSSPKKRADFREFHSIPAGAQLVGALGELKEQKGQRDLVLSAHEVLKDVPNAYFVIVGQDHSLDGRFRRELKRLASVMGMEQRFLWLDWLEDTSEFFAAIDLFISPSHSESFGLAILEAMAFGIAVVATETEGAKQLLGETDQLVPVRDPLKLSRAIVRFLTGDLDRMEAAASGKMRADEKYSLAKMLDATEALYREIIAEKA, encoded by the coding sequence ATGCGCATTCTTCAGATATCTTCCGCAAGGACCTACGGCGGCGGCGAGCGTCACGTGATCGACCTCAGCCGCGGCCTGCACGAGCGTGGCCACGAGATCTTCGCGGCCGTTCGCCCGACGTGTACCTGGCGAAAGCGGCTTGATTTTCTTCCCGAGCAGAACATTTTTAATGTCTCTATCCGCAACTCTTTCGGTGTTCTGAGTGCGATGCGGATCGCAGAATTCGTTCGCGATAACGACATCGAACTGATCCATGCCCACGTCGCTCGCGACTATATTCCGGCGAGCATTGCCTGCATGGCCGCGAAAAAGTCGCAATATTTGGTGACGCGCCATGTGATGTTCCCGCTCAAGCCGTTCAATAAATTCGCCCTCCGCAACTGCGCGCGGTTCGTCGGAGTTTCGGACGCGGTCGGCGTCGAGCTAAGACGGCTTTTCGCCAAGGACCGGGTTCGCGTCATCCCGAACGGCATCGACCTCGAGCGATACAAGGCAGATTCAAGCCCGAAGAAGAGAGCAGATTTTCGTGAGTTTCACAGCATCCCGGCGGGTGCCCAGTTGGTCGGGGCACTCGGGGAGCTGAAAGAGCAAAAGGGCCAACGTGACCTTGTGCTCTCCGCTCATGAGGTGCTGAAAGATGTGCCCAATGCCTATTTTGTGATCGTCGGGCAAGACCACTCGCTCGACGGCCGCTTTCGCCGCGAGCTGAAGCGATTGGCGTCGGTGATGGGGATGGAGCAGCGATTTCTATGGCTCGATTGGCTAGAGGACACGTCCGAGTTCTTTGCAGCCATCGACCTTTTCATCTCGCCTTCGCATAGCGAGAGTTTCGGCCTTGCGATCCTGGAGGCGATGGCGTTTGGCATTGCGGTCGTCGCGACCGAGACCGAAGGGGCGAAGCAGCTTCTCGGCGAGACGGACCAGCTCGTGCCGGTTCGCGATCCGCTTAAGCTTTCGCGGGCGATCGTTCGCTTTTTGACAGGCGACCTCGACCGAATGGAAGCCGCGGCCAGCGGAAAGATGCGGGCCGATGAGAAATACTCGCTTGCGAAAATGCTCGATGCGACCGAGGCACTTTACCGGGAGATCATTGCCGAAAAGGCTTGA
- a CDS encoding glycogen debranching enzyme family protein — translation MIELDRNICSDPAEAASREWLETNGIGGFASGTVAGIRTRRYHALLTAATRPPLGRIAMLSKYEETLVVGGERFELSANRYPGKTHPEGFRFLSSFRLDPFPIWTYEAGGIVLEKRLFMPHGRNAVVCVWELKSRLAEGVGLELRPLVSFVDYHHLQRADKNFDGRFTENEGSISLRPYADLPELYIGHNAARIEKTGHWYRDFELAIEQERGFDHREDLFQPFALTFDLAKPAVAIASTDVFKHSAAAELEASEKKRRADLIAMAGVETDVEMQLVLAADQFIVARGSGHTIIAGYPWFSDWGRDTMIALPGLTLATGRPEVAKSIILEFANHISEGMLPNRFPDAGDTAEYNTVDATLWYFEAVRAYAEETGDYDLVEEELYVKLADIIAWHLRGTRYGIHLDTDGLLYAGESGHQLTWMDAKIGDLVITPRTGKPVEIQALWYNALRIMADLADRFGHDEDKQRFVAMADLAKLSFNGLFWNEDEQCLFDVIANGTRDASVRPNQIFAVSLAHPILERRRWQPVVDKVRRELLTPVGLRSLSPNDPAYVPHYLGPPFARDSAYHQGTVWGWLIGPFIDAFRKAYADEEAEIAAMLAGFETHLYEAGLGQVSEIFDAEPPHAPRGCPAQAWSVAEILRVLRA, via the coding sequence ATGATAGAACTCGATAGAAACATCTGCAGCGACCCGGCCGAAGCTGCCTCACGCGAATGGCTTGAGACGAACGGCATCGGCGGCTTTGCCTCGGGAACGGTCGCCGGCATCCGAACTCGGCGATATCACGCGTTGCTGACAGCCGCCACGCGGCCACCGCTCGGGCGTATCGCAATGCTCTCGAAATACGAGGAAACGCTTGTCGTCGGCGGCGAACGTTTCGAGCTTTCGGCAAATCGCTACCCCGGAAAGACGCATCCCGAGGGCTTTCGGTTCTTATCATCATTCCGGCTCGATCCATTCCCGATCTGGACGTATGAAGCAGGCGGCATCGTGCTTGAAAAACGCCTCTTTATGCCGCACGGCCGGAACGCGGTTGTTTGCGTTTGGGAGCTGAAAAGCCGCTTGGCCGAAGGCGTTGGGCTTGAACTCCGTCCGCTGGTTTCCTTCGTTGATTACCACCACCTGCAGCGTGCCGACAAAAATTTCGACGGCCGTTTCACGGAGAACGAAGGCAGTATCAGCCTCCGGCCTTACGCGGACCTGCCCGAGCTATACATCGGCCACAACGCCGCTCGGATCGAGAAAACCGGGCATTGGTATCGCGATTTTGAGCTTGCGATCGAGCAGGAACGCGGCTTCGACCACCGCGAAGATCTCTTTCAGCCATTTGCACTAACGTTCGACCTGGCAAAACCGGCGGTTGCAATAGCTTCGACCGATGTTTTCAAGCATTCAGCCGCAGCGGAGCTTGAGGCAAGCGAAAAGAAGCGGCGGGCAGATCTGATCGCGATGGCCGGTGTCGAAACCGACGTTGAAATGCAGCTTGTCCTGGCGGCGGACCAGTTCATCGTTGCCCGCGGCTCGGGGCACACGATCATTGCCGGTTACCCGTGGTTCTCGGATTGGGGCCGCGATACGATGATCGCTCTTCCGGGCCTGACGCTTGCGACCGGCCGGCCCGAGGTCGCGAAGAGCATCATCCTCGAGTTTGCGAACCACATCTCGGAGGGAATGCTCCCTAACCGCTTTCCCGATGCGGGCGATACGGCCGAGTACAATACGGTCGATGCGACACTCTGGTATTTCGAGGCTGTCCGGGCCTATGCCGAGGAAACGGGCGACTACGACCTAGTCGAGGAAGAGCTTTACGTGAAGCTCGCCGATATCATCGCTTGGCACCTTCGCGGCACTCGCTACGGGATACATCTCGATACTGATGGCCTGCTCTACGCTGGCGAATCCGGGCACCAGCTTACCTGGATGGACGCGAAGATCGGCGACCTTGTGATCACACCGCGGACGGGCAAGCCGGTCGAGATACAGGCGCTTTGGTACAACGCTCTACGAATAATGGCCGACCTGGCCGACCGCTTTGGCCACGACGAGGACAAGCAACGGTTCGTCGCAATGGCCGACCTCGCCAAGCTTAGTTTCAATGGTCTTTTTTGGAATGAGGACGAGCAGTGTCTCTTTGACGTCATCGCAAACGGCACACGTGATGCGTCCGTCCGGCCGAATCAGATCTTTGCTGTCTCGCTTGCCCATCCGATCCTCGAACGGCGGCGTTGGCAGCCGGTCGTCGATAAGGTCCGCCGGGAGTTGCTGACGCCCGTCGGGCTGCGGTCGCTTTCGCCAAATGATCCGGCTTACGTTCCACATTACCTGGGCCCGCCCTTTGCCCGCGATTCGGCCTACCATCAGGGCACTGTTTGGGGTTGGCTGATCGGGCCGTTCATTGATGCTTTCCGGAAGGCATATGCGGACGAGGAAGCCGAGATCGCCGCGATGCTTGCGGGCTTTGAAACTCACCTTTACGAAGCCGGGCTCGGGCAGGTCTCCGAGATATTCGACGCCGAACCGCCGCACGCCCCGCGGGGCTGCCCGGCACAGGCCTGGAGCGTGGCGGAGATCTTGAGGGTTCTGCGGGCCTGA
- a CDS encoding Rrf2 family transcriptional regulator, with the protein MKISAQEEYGLRCLVQLANLPAGESLTLPQIAEREGISAANAGKLMWLLNKAGFVNSTRGTKGGYFLARPADDIYLNEIIKVLDEDVLSSHCDSYTGVLDTCIHTGDCGIRPVIVGLHEIVENALSRITLASLVGNEKTVDAMFHKIQGIHRTIEPLGN; encoded by the coding sequence ATGAAAATTTCGGCACAGGAAGAATACGGGTTGCGTTGCCTCGTTCAGCTCGCAAATCTGCCAGCCGGCGAATCGCTAACGCTGCCGCAGATCGCGGAACGCGAAGGCATCTCGGCGGCAAATGCCGGCAAGCTGATGTGGCTTTTGAATAAGGCCGGGTTTGTAAATTCGACCCGCGGTACCAAGGGCGGCTATTTTCTCGCCCGGCCGGCCGATGACATTTACCTGAACGAGATCATCAAGGTTTTGGACGAGGACGTCCTCAGCTCGCACTGCGATAGCTACACCGGCGTGCTCGATACGTGTATCCATACGGGCGATTGCGGAATCCGGCCGGTGATCGTCGGGCTCCACGAGATAGTCGAGAACGCTCTCTCGCGGATAACGCTTGCGAGCCTCGTGGGCAATGAAAAAACAGTGGACGCGATGTTCCACAAGATACAGGGAATCCACCGGACGATCGAACCATTGGGAAATTAG
- the sufB gene encoding Fe-S cluster assembly protein SufB, with amino-acid sequence MSTATELLTNREYKYGFVTDIESDVIPKGLSEDTVRLISSKKNEPEWLLEFRLKAYRHWLKMEEPKAWPNFEYPAIDFQDMSYYSAPRQKPKKASMDEVDPELLKTFEKLGIPLSEQKLLANVAVDAVFDSVSVATTFKKKLLDAGVIFCSFTEAVADYPELIKKYLGSVVPTGDNYYAALNSAVFSDGSFVFIPKGVRCPMELSTYFRINTQESGQFERTLIVAEEGGYVAYNEGCTAPQFDTNQLHAAVVELVALDDAEIKYSTVQNWYAGDETGKGGIYNFVTKRGACRGVNSKISWTQVETGSAITWKYPSVILQGDNSIGEFYSVALTNNAQIADTGTKMIHLGKNTKSTIISKGISAGKSNNSYRGLVKIMPKATGARNYTQCDSMLIGGKSEANTFPYIEVMNNTAKVEHEATTSKISEDQLFYLQQRGISQEDAVSLIINGFCKEVFRELPMEYAVEATKLLGLKLEGSVG; translated from the coding sequence ATGAGTACAGCAACAGAATTACTTACAAACAGGGAATACAAATACGGGTTTGTCACCGACATTGAATCGGACGTCATCCCGAAGGGGCTTTCGGAAGATACCGTACGGCTGATCTCTTCAAAAAAGAATGAGCCCGAGTGGCTGCTTGAGTTTCGGCTCAAGGCTTATCGCCATTGGCTGAAGATGGAAGAGCCGAAGGCCTGGCCAAACTTCGAATACCCGGCGATCGATTTTCAGGACATGTCCTACTATTCGGCGCCGCGGCAGAAGCCGAAAAAGGCCTCAATGGACGAGGTCGATCCGGAGCTGTTGAAAACGTTTGAAAAGCTCGGCATTCCGCTTTCGGAGCAAAAGTTGCTGGCGAATGTGGCGGTCGATGCGGTCTTCGATTCGGTCTCGGTCGCGACGACGTTCAAAAAGAAGTTGCTCGACGCCGGCGTTATATTTTGCTCATTTACCGAGGCGGTCGCCGATTACCCGGAGCTGATTAAGAAGTATTTGGGCTCTGTGGTACCGACGGGCGATAACTATTACGCGGCACTGAACTCGGCGGTATTTTCGGACGGTTCGTTCGTCTTTATCCCGAAAGGCGTCCGCTGCCCGATGGAGCTTTCGACCTATTTCCGCATCAACACGCAGGAATCAGGGCAGTTTGAACGCACGCTGATCGTCGCAGAAGAAGGTGGTTACGTTGCCTACAACGAAGGCTGCACGGCACCGCAGTTTGACACGAACCAGCTTCACGCTGCTGTCGTCGAGCTTGTCGCTTTGGACGACGCGGAGATCAAATACTCGACCGTCCAGAACTGGTACGCCGGCGACGAGACGGGCAAGGGCGGCATTTATAATTTTGTGACGAAGCGCGGCGCGTGCCGCGGCGTTAATTCGAAGATCTCGTGGACACAGGTCGAGACCGGTTCGGCGATAACGTGGAAATATCCGAGCGTTATCCTGCAGGGCGACAATTCGATCGGCGAGTTTTACTCTGTTGCGTTGACGAACAACGCTCAGATCGCCGACACCGGCACGAAGATGATCCATCTTGGTAAAAACACCAAATCGACGATCATCTCGAAGGGCATCTCGGCCGGGAAGTCGAACAACAGCTATCGCGGCCTGGTCAAAATAATGCCAAAGGCGACGGGCGCCCGAAACTACACGCAGTGCGACTCGATGCTGATCGGCGGCAAGAGCGAGGCGAACACGTTCCCATATATCGAGGTGATGAACAACACCGCCAAGGTCGAGCACGAAGCCACGACATCGAAGATCAGCGAGGATCAGCTCTTTTACCTGCAGCAACGCGGCATCTCGCAAGAAGACGCCGTCTCGCTCATCATCAATGGCTTCTGCAAAGAGGTCTTCCGCGAACTCCCGATGGAATACGCAGTCGAAGCGACGAAGTTGCTGGGATTGAAGCTTGAAGGAAGCGTTGGGTAG
- a CDS encoding DUF2490 domain-containing protein, with translation MKNLLLMIAVLAIAVSPSLAQDDDDTDVQFWNETQVVVPFGKKREWSAAFSTVGRFGDNMSRANDVRVGFTLTRKMNKYLSLGGAYIYRYTSPSAGVDRYETRYLGIASVNVPLNEKWTFVNRNMFQYENRHSRSDRRTIRSRAGLEREVTFAKRKFEPFGTIEFTLDANAREVTRIRSQLGVSHKFNKTVSASVFYLRQDELRGGSPQAINALGTSLRFTVR, from the coding sequence ATGAAAAACCTGTTGTTAATGATCGCAGTTCTCGCGATTGCTGTTAGTCCGTCGCTTGCACAGGACGACGACGATACAGATGTCCAATTTTGGAATGAGACCCAGGTCGTTGTGCCTTTCGGCAAGAAGCGGGAATGGTCGGCGGCGTTCTCAACCGTTGGCCGGTTCGGCGACAACATGTCACGGGCCAATGATGTCCGGGTAGGTTTCACGCTGACCCGAAAGATGAACAAGTATCTTTCGTTGGGCGGGGCTTACATTTACCGGTACACGAGCCCGTCGGCGGGTGTTGATCGGTACGAGACCCGTTATCTGGGCATCGCATCGGTGAACGTACCGCTGAACGAAAAGTGGACTTTTGTGAATCGGAATATGTTTCAGTACGAGAACAGGCATTCTCGTTCTGACCGTAGGACGATACGCAGCCGGGCCGGCCTCGAACGCGAGGTCACGTTCGCAAAACGTAAATTCGAACCATTTGGCACGATCGAGTTTACGCTTGACGCAAACGCCCGGGAGGTGACGCGGATCCGTTCTCAGTTGGGAGTTTCGCATAAGTTCAACAAAACGGTCTCGGCAAGTGTCTTTTATCTTCGCCAAGACGAGCTTCGGGGAGGAAGCCCGCAGGCAATAAACGCCCTCGGGACAAGCCTCCGGTTCACTGTCAGATAA
- a CDS encoding carbonic anhydrase (macrophage inducible 5; Mig-5): MKTIKLLIFTLVFSISVVPAIAQKSAGYGVQTKASQAAMTPQQALQLLKDGNGRFVAGKPKNQKNYRKQVSFTAQGQFPYAAILSCLDSRVAVEEIFDLNNGDSFNGRVAGNVMNPDMLGSFEFATKLAGAKVVMVLGHSKCGAVMGACDRAEMGNLTGLLDRIEPAVDLISANWRDGDKNSKNSNFVEAVGRKNVELVMENIKKESPILKEMIEKGQIILVGGIYDLETGKVEFIG, encoded by the coding sequence ATGAAAACGATCAAACTACTAATTTTTACGTTGGTGTTCAGTATCTCGGTGGTTCCGGCAATTGCCCAGAAGTCCGCCGGCTATGGAGTCCAGACAAAGGCTTCTCAGGCCGCGATGACCCCGCAGCAGGCACTCCAGCTGCTCAAGGACGGAAACGGGAGATTCGTTGCCGGCAAGCCCAAGAATCAGAAGAACTACCGCAAACAGGTATCCTTTACGGCCCAGGGGCAGTTTCCCTATGCCGCGATCCTGAGCTGCCTTGATTCGCGTGTTGCGGTCGAAGAGATCTTCGACCTCAACAATGGAGATTCGTTCAATGGCCGCGTTGCCGGCAACGTTATGAACCCGGATATGCTCGGGAGCTTTGAGTTTGCTACGAAGCTCGCCGGTGCAAAGGTCGTAATGGTTCTCGGGCACTCGAAGTGCGGTGCGGTGATGGGTGCTTGCGACCGTGCGGAGATGGGGAATCTGACCGGACTTCTTGACCGCATAGAGCCGGCCGTTGACCTGATCTCGGCCAACTGGCGTGATGGGGACAAGAACTCAAAGAATTCGAATTTCGTTGAGGCCGTTGGCCGCAAGAACGTCGAGCTCGTGATGGAGAACATCAAGAAGGAAAGCCCGATCCTCAAGGAAATGATCGAAAAGGGGCAGATCATCCTTGTCGGCGGCATTTATGACCTCGAGACCGGAAAGGTCGAGTTCATCGGCTAA
- a CDS encoding RidA family protein — protein sequence MKRIQPPNQPQPKGHYSPGVEHNGLIYVSGQLPMSLDTREPFTGDIGEQTELALRNVEAVLKAGGSDLGHVLQMTIYVSDMEMWDEVNTKYAEVMGEHRPARAIVPVKDLHFGTKIEIQAIAAKA from the coding sequence ATGAAAAGGATTCAACCACCAAACCAGCCACAGCCGAAAGGGCATTATTCGCCGGGCGTTGAGCATAACGGGTTGATCTATGTATCAGGACAGTTGCCGATGTCGTTGGATACGCGGGAGCCGTTTACGGGTGATATTGGTGAGCAGACGGAACTTGCTTTGCGAAATGTTGAGGCGGTGTTGAAGGCGGGTGGCAGCGATCTGGGCCATGTTTTGCAGATGACGATATACGTGTCTGATATGGAAATGTGGGACGAGGTGAATACGAAATACGCTGAGGTGATGGGCGAGCATCGGCCGGCGAGGGCGATCGTTCCCGTTAAGGACCTGCACTTCGGGACGAAGATAGAGATTCAGGCGATAGCGGCGAAGGCCTAG
- a CDS encoding nicotinamide mononucleotide transporter — MQYYGIDWLATAAGLSGVYLLGNRNRIGFLVMMLASLSWMTVGFLINSIALILGSVVFFSLHVRGFLAWRREERDAMDAVHITVAK; from the coding sequence ATGCAATATTACGGCATAGATTGGCTGGCGACCGCGGCGGGGCTTTCGGGCGTTTATCTACTCGGCAATCGGAACCGCATCGGCTTTTTGGTGATGATGCTCGCGAGCCTGAGCTGGATGACGGTCGGCTTTTTGATCAACAGCATTGCCTTGATACTCGGGAGCGTCGTTTTCTTTAGCCTGCACGTCCGCGGTTTTCTCGCCTGGCGGCGCGAGGAGCGGGACGCGATGGACGCGGTGCACATAACGGTGGCGAAATGA
- a CDS encoding PhzF family phenazine biosynthesis protein yields MSLKIFQVDAFTSKPFGGNPAAVVPLEGWLADELMLQIAAENNLSETAYFINDGDRYHIRWFTPTVEVNLCGHATLATAHVIFNELKLEDEVIQFHSDRSGELSVVKAGDRLVLDFPAYPMTEIEAVPGLAEAIGAEPKQTWEAQGNMVFLLLDSEAQIRALDPDMSLVAKMPYDEVIVTATGDSSDFASRMFAPRIGIPEDPVTGAIHCSLIPYWAERLGKNELFARQVSARGGELYCELAGDRVKIGGNAVTFLKGEIYLEESPLSSQSD; encoded by the coding sequence ATGAGTTTGAAGATATTTCAGGTTGATGCATTTACGAGCAAGCCCTTTGGCGGAAATCCGGCGGCAGTTGTGCCGCTCGAAGGCTGGCTTGCGGACGAGTTGATGCTGCAGATCGCGGCGGAGAATAACCTTTCCGAGACGGCGTACTTCATTAACGACGGCGACCGCTATCACATCCGCTGGTTTACGCCGACGGTCGAGGTGAACCTCTGCGGCCACGCAACGCTCGCGACCGCGCATGTGATCTTCAATGAGCTGAAATTGGAGGACGAGGTCATTCAATTTCATTCGGACCGCAGCGGCGAGCTAAGCGTCGTAAAGGCCGGCGACCGCCTTGTACTCGATTTTCCCGCGTATCCGATGACCGAGATCGAAGCAGTTCCGGGACTTGCCGAAGCCATCGGTGCCGAGCCGAAACAGACCTGGGAAGCGCAGGGAAATATGGTGTTTCTGCTGCTCGATAGTGAAGCGCAGATCAGGGCACTTGACCCTGATATGTCGCTCGTCGCGAAGATGCCGTATGACGAGGTAATCGTTACCGCGACGGGCGATAGCAGCGATTTTGCATCGCGGATGTTCGCACCGCGGATCGGCATCCCTGAAGACCCGGTGACCGGAGCGATACATTGTTCGCTGATCCCGTATTGGGCAGAGCGGCTGGGCAAAAACGAACTATTCGCCCGGCAGGTCTCGGCCCGCGGCGGCGAACTCTATTGCGAACTCGCCGGCGACCGAGTGAAGATCGGCGGAAATGCGGTGACGTTTTTGAAAGGCGAGATCTATCTGGAAGAATCGCCACTGAGCTCACAGAGCGATTGA
- the sufC gene encoding Fe-S cluster assembly ATPase SufC, with translation MLLEVKDLHAGIDGKEILKGLNLQVRKGEVHAIMGPNGSGKSTLSKVLAGHPTYEVISGEVLFEGKDLLELEPDERAREGVFMAFQYPVEVPGVSNSQFLRLAYNEKMKHLGQEELDPLEFNDYLKEKAKIVEMDPQFFKRSVNEGFSGGEKKRNEILQMAVLEPKLAILDETDSGLDIDALRIVAEGVNKLRNSENGIILVTHYQRLLNFIVPDYVHVLANGRIVKEGGKELALELEEKGYDWVKGAAN, from the coding sequence ATGTTGCTAGAAGTTAAAGACCTGCATGCAGGCATTGATGGAAAAGAGATATTGAAGGGCCTGAATCTTCAGGTTCGGAAGGGCGAGGTCCACGCCATCATGGGGCCGAATGGTTCGGGCAAATCGACGCTGTCGAAAGTCTTGGCCGGGCATCCGACCTATGAGGTGATCTCGGGCGAGGTGTTGTTCGAGGGCAAGGATCTCCTTGAGCTTGAACCGGACGAACGCGCACGCGAAGGCGTTTTCATGGCGTTTCAATATCCGGTCGAGGTTCCGGGCGTTTCAAATTCGCAGTTTCTGCGGCTCGCCTATAACGAGAAGATGAAGCACCTTGGGCAGGAAGAGCTCGACCCGCTTGAGTTCAACGACTACCTGAAAGAGAAGGCAAAGATCGTTGAGATGGACCCGCAGTTCTTCAAGCGTTCGGTCAACGAGGGCTTTTCGGGCGGTGAGAAAAAGCGGAACGAGATATTGCAGATGGCAGTGCTCGAGCCGAAGCTCGCGATACTCGATGAGACCGATTCGGGGCTCGACATCGATGCACTTCGCATCGTTGCGGAAGGCGTGAACAAGCTCCGAAATTCTGAGAACGGCATCATTTTGGTCACCCACTACCAACGGCTGCTCAATTTCATAGTGCCCGATTACGTACATGTTTTGGCCAATGGCCGCATCGTTAAAGAAGGCGGCAAGGAACTCGCCCTCGAACTCGAAGAAAAGGGCTACGACTGGGTCAAGGGAGCGGCGAACTAG
- a CDS encoding type II toxin-antitoxin system HicB family antitoxin — protein MAQTYTAIIKQDGEWWYGWIEEIQGVNCQENSREELIETLKVTLSEAIELNRQDARSFAGENYRELPIAV, from the coding sequence ATGGCTCAGACTTACACTGCAATAATCAAGCAGGATGGCGAATGGTGGTACGGCTGGATCGAGGAGATACAGGGCGTCAATTGCCAGGAGAATTCTCGGGAAGAATTGATCGAAACGCTCAAGGTCACGCTTAGTGAAGCGATCGAGCTAAATCGTCAAGACGCCCGTTCGTTCGCCGGGGAGAATTATCGCGAGCTTCCGATCGCCGTATGA
- a CDS encoding type II toxin-antitoxin system HicA family toxin translates to MKRRDLVRHLTANGCELLREGGRHSWWHNPEQNRRSAVPRHNEIPDELAKKICKDLGVPKPK, encoded by the coding sequence ATGAAGCGGCGGGACCTTGTGCGGCATTTGACCGCGAACGGATGCGAATTGCTTCGTGAAGGCGGCCGCCATTCATGGTGGCACAACCCGGAACAGAATCGTCGGTCGGCTGTACCTCGGCATAACGAGATTCCAGACGAATTGGCGAAAAAGATCTGCAAAGATCTCGGCGTACCAAAGCCGAAATAG
- a CDS encoding DUF3703 domain-containing protein, which translates to MKLLDQKIEEEIAEAERLSAAGDAEGAFRHLERAHVLGQASTFQHTRVHWLMLKHGIRERNKREVAGQILRIGGAATKTPLGIYPKGNTGGANVNPLRPMPIPDDLAAILVGTEGK; encoded by the coding sequence ATGAAATTGCTAGACCAGAAGATCGAGGAAGAGATCGCCGAGGCTGAAAGGCTTTCGGCGGCGGGTGATGCCGAGGGAGCGTTCCGGCATCTCGAGCGGGCACATGTTCTCGGGCAGGCGAGCACATTTCAGCACACCCGCGTCCACTGGCTGATGCTCAAACACGGCATTCGCGAGCGGAACAAGAGAGAGGTTGCGGGGCAAATACTTCGTATCGGCGGTGCTGCAACGAAGACGCCGCTTGGGATCTACCCGAAAGGGAACACCGGCGGAGCGAACGTCAATCCGCTACGGCCGATGCCGATCCCGGACGACCTGGCGGCAATACTGGTGGGGACGGAAGGAAAGTAA